A single window of Aspergillus puulaauensis MK2 DNA, chromosome 5, nearly complete sequence DNA harbors:
- a CDS encoding uncharacterized protein (SECRETED:SignalP(1-23)), whose product MAFRSHLLALLAAAFLCLGLCAASSVPTQGGIRSAISPPSLDEALETVQLWKRRSHSSPSRCASRKSKTIHNENGYGGYYAYEQGSKKSTIGGTTPDGSGTAPRFDNSTGAFVTLADDAAANNVANDKQKYLSYLGGAAVPFKSGNKSPNGVTAKKLDNLGFNTVDENNVKNGDCAVPSTAYGYQYESKYKLSTGNVAVYCLCEPSGLCGCDDHHSNSSFVPAMLSDIGMGTEAQNISKACTISLDGATTILVDGGLSNGSTKADPAAPAVRTRKNTCAGRALTGGTDGSDSTDDTGAAASLAVNGWLVGTVALGMASLIWL is encoded by the exons ATGGCTTTTCGATCACACCTCCTTGCGCTGCTTGCAGCAGCTTTCCTGTGTCTGGGGTTGTGCGCTGCAAGTAGTGTCCCTACGCAGGGGGGCATACGCTCGGCCATATCACCTCCCTCTCTCGACGAAGCGCTTGAAACAGTACAGCTCTGGAAGCGTCGATCACACTCTTCCCCCAGTCGATGCGCCTCTCGAAAATCCAAGACCATCCACAACGAGAACGGCTATGGCGGCTACTACGCTTACGAGCAGGGCAG TAAAAAGAGCACCATAGGTGGCACCACCCCCGACGGCTCCGGCACAGCCCCCCGCTTCGACAACAGCACCGGCGCCTTCGTCACTCTCGCCGATgacgccgccgccaacaacGTCGCGAACGACAAGCAGAAGTACCTCAGCTACCTCGGCGGCGCCGCCGTGCCCTTCAAGTCCGGCAACAAATCACCCAACGGCGTCACAGCCAAAaagctcgacaacctcggCTTCAACACCGTCGACGAGAATAACGTCAAGAACGGCGACTGCGCTGTCCCCAGCACCGCATACGGATACCAGTACGAATCCAAGTACAAGCTTTCCACCGGCAACGTTGCAGTCTACTGTCTTTGCGAGCCGTCCGGCCTGTGCGGCTGCGACGACCACcactccaactccagcttTGTCCCCGCCATGCTCTCGGACATTGGGATGGGCACTGAGGCGCAGAACATCTCCAAGGCTTGCACCATCTCGCTTGATGGCGCGACTACTATCCTTGTTGATGGCGGGTTGTCGAATGGTTCAACCAAGGCTGACCCTGCTGCCCCCGCTGTCCGCACTCGCAAGAACACGTGCGCTGGCCGTGCTTTGACTGGCGGGACTGACGGTTCTGACAGTACTGACGATACTGGCGCTGCGGCATCTTTAGCTGTGAATGGCTGGCTTGTTGGGACTGTTGCTCTTGGGATGGCTTCGCTTATCTGGTTATAA